A single genomic interval of Stieleria maiorica harbors:
- a CDS encoding BBP7 family outer membrane beta-barrel protein, which produces MIRNMVNRLTNMNSEAGVSRLPAAKPLSRLRRAGSALVGTSLAVAAAIFATGLLSGEVSAQGYPSAGVSLANYDLAASGFVTPAGVPPIGTPGMMGMSGSPVMPVGYNAYGCDSGNCDALPMQACMDRMVCGTCGGGGGCSCNSFLGGGGVLGKLRNGGSACLFCRGAGCTACKELPFGYAGSCLASAVSLLRPYEEAGICNQRWYDVSLEALFLDRQIKSAGSSVITQRGSGPSGTPVLSLSDDGLDELEAGVRASVAFIWGVGGNVELTYMGGNEWKEGASAQADVIGTNLEGNLYSFLSDFGTIPGAGGFDDTDRSTTQSIEARSRFHSAEFNYRRRTMFPYCRFQSSWLVGLRFMRYDDGLRYATQGQTQTTIGPTTITQNRFFNADADTENRLFGPQAGFDFWWNVVPGISVGLGAKGAWVQNDVDRAVQISANSLATQNAFDGDQRGTILADLELKGIYRLSHSLTLRGSYYVLAVDDIAFGSMDFQVNGATQSIVPGNLAYDSLTLQGFTVGAEYMW; this is translated from the coding sequence ATGATTCGAAACATGGTCAACCGTTTGACAAACATGAACAGCGAAGCGGGAGTTTCCCGTCTGCCCGCTGCCAAACCTCTCTCCCGTCTTCGCCGTGCCGGTTCGGCGCTGGTGGGGACCAGCCTGGCGGTAGCGGCGGCGATCTTCGCCACCGGCCTGCTCTCGGGCGAGGTTTCGGCACAGGGCTATCCCTCGGCGGGCGTCTCGCTTGCCAACTACGACTTGGCCGCCAGCGGCTTTGTCACGCCGGCCGGCGTGCCGCCGATCGGGACGCCCGGCATGATGGGCATGAGTGGTTCGCCGGTGATGCCGGTCGGCTACAACGCGTATGGATGTGACTCGGGCAACTGCGACGCGTTGCCGATGCAAGCCTGCATGGACCGGATGGTCTGTGGAACGTGCGGCGGCGGAGGCGGTTGTTCGTGCAACAGCTTCCTGGGCGGCGGCGGCGTCCTGGGCAAACTTCGCAACGGCGGTTCGGCGTGTCTGTTCTGTCGCGGCGCCGGATGCACCGCCTGCAAAGAGTTGCCGTTCGGGTACGCGGGATCTTGCCTGGCCTCCGCCGTCAGCTTGTTGCGTCCTTACGAAGAGGCAGGAATCTGCAATCAACGCTGGTACGATGTCAGCCTGGAGGCTCTGTTCTTGGATCGTCAGATCAAGAGCGCGGGCTCGTCGGTGATCACACAACGTGGAAGTGGGCCGAGCGGAACTCCCGTCTTGAGTCTCAGCGACGACGGGTTGGACGAACTGGAAGCCGGCGTGCGGGCATCGGTCGCCTTCATCTGGGGCGTGGGCGGCAACGTCGAATTGACATACATGGGTGGCAACGAATGGAAAGAAGGTGCATCGGCTCAAGCGGATGTGATCGGAACCAACTTGGAAGGCAACCTGTACTCCTTCCTCAGCGATTTCGGGACCATCCCTGGCGCCGGCGGATTTGACGACACCGATCGCTCAACCACCCAATCCATCGAAGCACGAAGCCGCTTCCACTCGGCCGAGTTTAACTATCGCCGACGAACGATGTTCCCCTACTGCCGATTCCAAAGTTCCTGGCTCGTCGGTCTGCGGTTCATGCGATACGACGACGGGCTCCGCTACGCAACCCAGGGACAAACCCAAACGACGATCGGTCCCACCACGATCACCCAGAATCGATTCTTCAATGCCGACGCCGACACCGAAAACCGATTGTTCGGACCGCAGGCCGGATTCGACTTCTGGTGGAACGTGGTTCCGGGCATCTCCGTCGGGCTGGGTGCCAAGGGAGCGTGGGTGCAAAACGATGTCGACCGAGCGGTTCAAATCTCCGCCAACTCGTTGGCAACGCAAAACGCGTTCGACGGCGATCAACGCGGCACCATCCTGGCCGACCTCGAACTGAAAGGGATCTATCGACTGTCGCACTCACTGACGCTTCGCGGTTCCTACTACGTCCTGGCCGTCGACGACATTGCCTTCGGCAGCATGGACTTTCAAGTCAATGGGGCGACCCAAAGTATCGTTCCAGGCAACCTCGCCTACGACAGTTTGACCTTACAAGGTTTCACCGTCGGTGCCGAATACATGTGGTAG